In Macrobrachium rosenbergii isolate ZJJX-2024 chromosome 6, ASM4041242v1, whole genome shotgun sequence, a genomic segment contains:
- the LOC136839423 gene encoding uncharacterized protein has protein sequence METQRTRVAASRAAEGLEQREARLVDLRMRVVTSRAAEGPEQREARLEVQRTSCCIQSSGNTGTEGGHNGRAEDESSCIKISQRTGTEGGATGSPEDKSCCIQSSRRTGIEGGHTGSSQNESSCIQSSRRTKMEGGYTGSPEDQRSCIQSSRRTGTEEGHTGSSEDNSCCIQSSRSTRTEGVQAGRSEDESSCIQSSRRT, from the coding sequence ATGGAAACCCAAAGGACAAGAGTTGCTGCATCCAGAGCAGCGGAAGGACTGGAACAGAGGGAGGCCAGACTTGTAGATCTGAGGATGAGGGTAGTTACATCCAGAGCAGCAGAAGGACCGGAACAGAGGGAGGCCAGACTGGAAGTCCAGAGAACAAGCTGCTGCATCCAGAGCAGCGGAAATACTGGAACAGAGGGAGGCCACAATGGTAGAGCTGAGGATGAGAGCAGCTGCATCAAGATCAGTCAAAGGACTGGAACAGAGGGGGGTGCCACTGGAAGTCCAGAGGACAAGAGTTGCTGCATCCAGAGCAGTAGAAGAACCGGAATAGAGGGAGGCCACACTGGAAGCTCACAGAACGAGAGTAGCTGCATCCAGAGCAGCAGAAGGACCAAAATGGAGGGAGGCTACACTGGAAGTCCAGAGGACCAGAGAAGCTGCATCCAGAGCAGCAGAAGAACCGGAACAGAGGAAGGCCACACTGGAAGCTCAGAGGACAACAGTTGCTGCATCCAAAGCAGCAGAAGTACCAGAACAGAGGGAGTCCAGGCTGGTAGATCTGAGGATGAGAGTAGCTGCATCCAGAGCAGCAGAAGGACCTGA